In a single window of the uncultured Pseudodesulfovibrio sp. genome:
- the rodA gene encoding rod shape-determining protein RodA, with protein MPIDRRLLLYINWPLFGLAVILFLIGVLNLYSASGTRLEQGMNMAPFYHRQLLWGLMGLFGMLVFMFFDYRHLKTLAWPLFWTTVVLLVGVFFAGKTIYGARRWLDLGFMNFQPSELAKIAILIVGARILSKEREPLNFIRLAYVLGVGLVLAGLIIKQPDLGSGLSILMILGGMILFRGVTAKVFKTCLVAIPCLLPLSWFFLHDYQKQRIMTFLDPTTDPLGAGYHIIQSEIAIGSGGFWGKGFLEGTQSQLRFLPERHTDFAVAVFGEEWGFVGTMVLLTLFCVFLYQMVVIARDARGLFGSYLATGVFFYFFWQILINTGMVLGLMPVVGIPLPFISYGGSATLVNFCLVGLVLNVSMRRFLFKQA; from the coding sequence ATGCCAATTGATCGCAGGCTGCTCTTGTATATAAACTGGCCGCTCTTCGGGCTGGCCGTCATTCTCTTCCTCATCGGGGTGCTGAACCTCTACTCGGCCAGCGGCACCCGCCTGGAACAGGGCATGAACATGGCCCCCTTCTATCACCGCCAGTTGCTCTGGGGGCTCATGGGGCTGTTCGGCATGCTCGTGTTCATGTTCTTCGACTACCGCCACCTCAAGACCTTGGCCTGGCCCCTGTTCTGGACCACGGTGGTCCTGCTCGTGGGCGTGTTCTTTGCGGGCAAGACCATCTACGGCGCGCGGCGCTGGCTCGACCTCGGATTCATGAATTTCCAGCCCTCGGAGCTGGCCAAGATCGCCATTCTCATCGTCGGGGCGCGAATACTCTCCAAGGAACGAGAACCGCTGAACTTCATCCGCCTGGCCTACGTGCTGGGCGTGGGACTGGTCCTGGCCGGGCTGATCATCAAACAGCCCGACCTGGGTTCAGGCCTGTCCATCCTCATGATCCTGGGCGGCATGATCCTCTTCCGGGGCGTGACCGCCAAGGTCTTCAAGACCTGTCTGGTGGCCATCCCCTGCCTGCTCCCCCTGTCCTGGTTCTTCCTGCACGATTACCAGAAGCAGCGGATCATGACCTTCCTGGACCCGACCACAGACCCGCTGGGAGCGGGCTACCACATCATCCAATCCGAGATCGCCATCGGCTCCGGCGGATTCTGGGGCAAGGGATTTCTTGAAGGCACACAGTCCCAGCTGCGCTTTCTGCCCGAGCGCCACACGGACTTCGCGGTGGCCGTTTTCGGGGAGGAATGGGGCTTTGTCGGGACCATGGTCCTGCTGACCTTATTTTGCGTTTTTCTTTACCAAATGGTGGTCATCGCCCGGGACGCCAGAGGCCTCTTCGGATCGTACCTTGCGACCGGTGTGTTCTTCTATTTTTTCTGGCAAATCCTGATTAATACAGGTATGGTCCTCGGGCTTATGCCAGTGGTCGGTATACCCCTCCCGTTCATCAGTTACGGAGGCAGTGCCACCCTGGTGAATTTTTGCCTCGTCGGGCTTGTTCTCAACGTATCCATGCGCAGGTTTCTGTTCAAACAGGCCTAG
- a CDS encoding polymer-forming cytoskeletal protein has translation MARDEINAFLGAGTNYHGKLHFQGAVRIDGNFQGEVVSEGTLVIGQDAVVDGQVKVGQLVLSGRIKGEVEAKNKVVLHKTANLQGNIRTPVLVVEEGAVLEGQLVMGSLDTATSAKPEKNSDPS, from the coding sequence ATGGCCAGAGATGAGATCAATGCGTTTTTGGGGGCTGGAACCAACTACCACGGCAAGTTGCATTTCCAAGGTGCGGTGCGCATCGACGGCAACTTCCAGGGAGAGGTGGTTTCCGAGGGGACGCTCGTCATCGGTCAGGATGCCGTGGTTGACGGCCAGGTAAAGGTCGGCCAACTGGTGCTTTCCGGCAGGATCAAGGGTGAAGTGGAGGCGAAAAACAAAGTGGTCCTGCACAAGACCGCGAATTTGCAGGGCAACATCAGGACTCCGGTCCTGGTCGTCGAGGAAGGCGCTGTTCTTGAGGGGCAACTCGTCATGGGCAGCCTGGATACCGCCACAAGTGCAAAGCCGGAAAAGAATTCCGATCCGTCATAG
- a CDS encoding ATP synthase F0 subunit B, which translates to MVVPDKTIFIQGLNFIVMIFLLNVVLIRPIREIIKKRKGLMSDQLEKIEGFNSSAAKKVADYEVQLAEARKAAGEIRNAAKDEGVAQEQAMLAEAGKEASSLIKANRAEIQSEVKTAMEQLTKDVYDYAEKATGKILGQA; encoded by the coding sequence ATGGTAGTACCTGACAAAACAATTTTTATCCAAGGTCTGAACTTCATTGTGATGATCTTCTTGCTGAATGTCGTGCTGATCCGTCCGATCCGCGAAATCATCAAGAAACGCAAGGGGTTGATGTCTGACCAGCTGGAGAAGATCGAGGGCTTCAACTCCAGTGCCGCGAAAAAAGTGGCCGACTACGAGGTCCAACTGGCCGAGGCGCGCAAGGCTGCCGGAGAAATCCGCAACGCCGCCAAGGACGAAGGCGTGGCTCAGGAACAGGCCATGCTGGCCGAAGCCGGCAAGGAAGCCTCGAGCCTGATCAAGGCCAACCGCGCCGAGATCCAGTCCGAAGTCAAGACTGCCATGGAGCAGCTGACCAAGGACGTGTACGACTACGCTGAGAAGGCGACAGGCAAGATCCTGGGCCAGGCTTAG
- a CDS encoding ATP synthase F0 subunit B, translating to MKRTYLFFTVLLTALAISTVAFASEHGPHLEGWFLADYQLERYIFRLINLVLFLGVIYWAAGSKIKDFFVGRRDGIKQDLDDLQTRQIEAEKKLKEVEASIANMAQEKQQILDDAKAQGEAIKTAIIEKAKKDAANMAEQAKRTASNEAQAAVKTIRAEMADMVVAAAEKIVAEKLSAEDHDKLVDDYLTKVVLN from the coding sequence TTGAAACGGACGTACCTGTTTTTTACGGTTCTGCTGACCGCCCTGGCGATCTCCACGGTCGCTTTCGCAAGTGAGCACGGCCCGCATCTCGAGGGTTGGTTCCTGGCGGACTATCAGTTGGAGCGGTACATTTTCCGGCTGATCAACCTGGTGCTGTTCCTCGGGGTCATCTATTGGGCCGCAGGCTCCAAGATCAAGGACTTCTTCGTCGGACGCCGTGACGGCATCAAGCAGGATCTCGACGATCTGCAGACCCGTCAGATTGAGGCTGAGAAGAAGCTCAAGGAAGTCGAGGCGAGCATCGCCAACATGGCTCAGGAGAAGCAGCAGATTCTGGACGACGCCAAGGCCCAGGGTGAGGCCATCAAGACCGCCATCATCGAGAAGGCGAAGAAAGATGCCGCCAACATGGCCGAACAGGCGAAGCGCACCGCTTCCAACGAAGCGCAGGCTGCCGTCAAGACCATCCGCGCCGAAATGGCCGACATGGTTGTCGCCGCTGCCGAAAAGATCGTTGCTGAGAAGCTGAGCGCCGAAGACCACGACAAGCTCGTGGATGACTATTTAACAAAGGTGGTGCTCAATTGA
- the atpH gene encoding ATP synthase F1 subunit delta has translation MIGNVVSRRYAKALFAVGAAKGESEQAKYGEQLAAIRTSLEEAPEAMAFFKNPAFSAEEKKAVVTQLVEKMSLEPMVKNFCDLLADRGRVEMLPAIAADYKAMMDAVSGVVTGELVTVSELNQDRKSAIQAQLEKQAGKKLELSFSTDESILGGIVLKVGDKVMDASLKAQLQILKENIKRGE, from the coding sequence TTGATCGGTAACGTAGTTTCCCGCCGTTACGCCAAGGCACTCTTTGCCGTCGGCGCCGCCAAGGGCGAGTCCGAACAGGCGAAATACGGCGAACAGCTGGCTGCCATCAGAACTTCCCTCGAGGAAGCTCCCGAGGCCATGGCTTTCTTCAAGAACCCGGCCTTTAGCGCCGAGGAGAAGAAGGCAGTCGTGACCCAGCTGGTCGAGAAGATGTCGTTGGAACCGATGGTCAAGAACTTCTGCGACCTGCTGGCCGATCGCGGCCGGGTCGAGATGCTCCCCGCCATCGCTGCCGACTACAAGGCTATGATGGATGCCGTCTCCGGCGTCGTCACCGGTGAACTCGTCACGGTGAGCGAACTCAACCAGGATAGAAAATCCGCAATCCAGGCCCAACTGGAGAAGCAGGCCGGCAAGAAGCTGGAACTGTCCTTCTCCACCGACGAGTCCATTCTCGGCGGCATCGTCCTCAAGGTCGGTGACAAGGTCATGGATGCCAGCCTCAAGGCTCAGCTGCAGATTTTGAAAGAAAATATTAAAAGGGGTGAGTAG
- the atpA gene encoding F0F1 ATP synthase subunit alpha codes for MQIKAEEISKIIQDQIQNYESRVEMSETGTVLYVGDGIARVHGVENVMAMELLEFPGGLMGMVLNLEEDNVGVALLGSDTGVKEGDPVKRTGQIYSVPVGDGVMGRVVNPLGQPIDGLGPIESTEMRPVEMKAPGIIARKSVHEPCYTGLKAIDAMTPVGRGQRELVIGDRQTGKTAVCVDAILAQKTTDVHCFYVAIGQKKASVALVADVLRQHGAMEYTTIVSATASEPAPLQYIAAYTGATMAEFYRDNGKHALICYDDLSKQATAYREMSLLLRRPPGREAFPGDVFYLHSRLLERACKVNDSLGAGSMTALPVIETQAGDVSAFIPTNVISITDGQIYLEPNLFLSGVRPAINVGLSVSRVGGSAQIKAMKQVAGTLRLDLAQYRELAAFASFGSDLDKATQAKLNRGARMVELLKQPQYQPLTVQEQVAVLYAGTRGFLDDVAIESVMKFEAEFLEFMRNAKSAVLNSIAEKEKIDDAVEADLKAAIEEFKKGFSA; via the coding sequence ATGCAGATCAAAGCAGAAGAAATCAGCAAAATCATTCAGGACCAGATTCAGAATTACGAATCTCGTGTTGAAATGAGCGAGACCGGTACCGTCCTCTATGTTGGTGACGGCATCGCTCGTGTGCACGGCGTTGAGAACGTCATGGCCATGGAGCTGCTGGAATTCCCCGGCGGCCTGATGGGCATGGTGCTCAACCTGGAAGAAGACAACGTTGGTGTCGCCCTCCTGGGTTCCGATACCGGCGTTAAGGAAGGCGACCCGGTCAAGCGTACCGGCCAGATCTACTCCGTCCCGGTCGGCGACGGCGTCATGGGCCGCGTTGTCAACCCGCTGGGCCAGCCCATCGACGGCCTGGGACCCATCGAGTCCACCGAAATGCGTCCGGTCGAAATGAAGGCCCCCGGCATCATCGCCCGTAAGTCCGTTCACGAGCCCTGCTACACCGGTCTCAAGGCCATTGACGCCATGACCCCGGTCGGCCGCGGCCAGCGCGAACTGGTCATCGGTGACCGCCAGACCGGTAAGACCGCTGTCTGTGTCGACGCCATCCTTGCCCAGAAGACCACTGACGTGCACTGCTTCTACGTGGCCATCGGCCAGAAGAAAGCTTCCGTCGCCCTGGTTGCCGACGTTCTCCGTCAGCACGGCGCCATGGAATACACCACCATCGTCTCGGCTACCGCTTCCGAGCCCGCCCCGCTGCAGTACATCGCTGCCTACACCGGTGCGACCATGGCCGAGTTCTACCGCGACAACGGCAAGCACGCCCTGATCTGCTACGATGACCTTTCCAAGCAGGCCACTGCCTACCGCGAAATGTCTCTGCTTCTTCGCCGCCCCCCGGGACGTGAAGCGTTCCCCGGTGACGTCTTCTACCTGCACTCCCGCCTGCTGGAGCGCGCCTGCAAAGTCAACGACTCCCTGGGCGCCGGTTCCATGACCGCTCTGCCGGTTATTGAGACCCAGGCCGGTGACGTGTCGGCGTTTATTCCGACCAACGTTATCTCCATCACCGACGGCCAGATCTACCTGGAGCCGAACCTGTTCCTGTCCGGCGTTCGTCCGGCCATCAACGTCGGTCTCTCCGTCTCCCGAGTCGGTGGTTCCGCTCAGATCAAGGCCATGAAGCAGGTCGCCGGTACCCTTCGTCTCGACCTCGCCCAGTACCGCGAGCTGGCGGCGTTCGCCTCCTTCGGCTCCGACCTGGACAAGGCCACCCAGGCCAAGCTCAACCGCGGTGCCCGCATGGTTGAACTGCTCAAGCAGCCCCAGTACCAGCCCCTGACCGTTCAGGAGCAGGTTGCGGTCCTGTACGCCGGTACCCGCGGCTTCCTTGATGACGTCGCCATCGAGTCCGTCATGAAGTTCGAGGCCGAATTCCTGGAGTTCATGCGCAACGCCAAGTCCGCCGTTCTCAACTCCATCGCCGAGAAGGAAAAAATCGACGACGCCGTCGAAGCCGACCTGAAGGCCGCTATCGAAGAGTTCAAGAAAGGCTTCAGCGCTTAA
- a CDS encoding F0F1 ATP synthase subunit gamma produces MASLRDVQNQITGVKKTKQITKAMNMVASAKLRNAQERIERFRPYANKFYEMLGDLAAGADESVHPLLETREEVKTVGIMVVTSDRGLCGAFNINIINTAKRLADAKAAEGKTVKMWCIGKKARDAFRKLDYEIVRAEADAMTNFDFTLASSVGNELIAGYIEGDLDEVHVCFGEFQSMAKQPPVDLMVLPMAAQEETASEEASGSSGDYLYEPSVEGLLAELLPRFIKVQVYRGMLDTSASEHAARMAAMDNATKACDELTNTLTLLYNKTRQAAITGDLMDIVGGVEALKG; encoded by the coding sequence ATGGCTTCGTTAAGAGACGTCCAGAACCAGATCACTGGCGTCAAGAAAACCAAGCAGATCACCAAGGCCATGAACATGGTGGCCTCGGCAAAACTGCGCAACGCTCAGGAGCGTATCGAACGCTTCCGTCCGTATGCGAACAAGTTTTACGAGATGCTGGGTGACTTGGCGGCCGGTGCCGACGAATCGGTACACCCGCTGCTGGAAACCCGTGAAGAAGTGAAGACCGTGGGTATCATGGTCGTCACCTCCGACCGAGGACTGTGTGGCGCGTTCAATATCAATATCATCAACACCGCCAAGAGGCTGGCCGACGCCAAGGCAGCCGAGGGCAAAACGGTCAAGATGTGGTGCATCGGCAAAAAGGCGCGCGACGCCTTCCGCAAGCTCGATTACGAGATTGTGCGTGCCGAAGCCGACGCCATGACCAACTTCGACTTCACCCTGGCCTCCAGCGTCGGTAACGAGCTGATTGCCGGGTACATCGAAGGCGACCTCGATGAGGTTCATGTTTGCTTCGGCGAATTCCAGAGCATGGCCAAACAGCCGCCCGTCGACCTGATGGTGCTGCCCATGGCCGCCCAGGAAGAGACCGCCAGCGAGGAAGCGTCCGGATCCTCCGGAGACTACTTGTACGAACCGTCCGTAGAGGGACTGCTGGCCGAGCTGCTGCCTCGGTTCATCAAGGTCCAGGTCTACCGCGGCATGCTGGATACCTCGGCATCCGAGCACGCTGCACGTATGGCGGCCATGGATAACGCCACCAAGGCGTGCGACGAACTGACGAACACCTTGACCTTGCTCTACAACAAGACAAGGCAGGCTGCCATCACTGGCGATCTCATGGACATTGTCGGCGGCGTGGAAGCGCTGAAAGGATAA
- the atpD gene encoding F0F1 ATP synthase subunit beta yields the protein MANTGKIVQVIGAVVDVEFTEGNLPNILSALEIKNPNNTDAPDLVCEVAQHLGNNVVRTIAMDATEGLVRGMVATDTESPITVPVGSGSLGRIMNVVGKPVDEMGEVPCEKRLPIHREAPAFTEQSTKVELLETGIKVVDLLIPFPKGGKMGLFGGAGVGKTVILMEMINNIAKQHGGISVFAGVGERTREGNDLYHEMKEAGVLEKAALVYGQMNEPPGARARVALTALTCAEYFRDEEGQDVLLFVDNIFRFTQAGSEVSALLGRMPSAVGYQPTLGTDLGGLQERITSTNKGSITSVQAVYVPADDLTDPAPATTFAHLDGTLVLSRQIAELGIYPAVDPLDSTSRILSPDVLGAEHYATAREVQSVLQKYKDLQDIIAILGMDELSDEDKLTVARARRVQRFLSQPFHVAEVFTGVAGVYVKTEDTVKAFRDILDGKYDDLPEQAFYMCGPIEEAIEKAKQ from the coding sequence ATGGCTAATACTGGTAAAATCGTTCAGGTAATCGGCGCCGTTGTCGACGTCGAATTTACCGAAGGGAATCTTCCCAACATTCTGTCTGCGTTGGAGATCAAAAACCCCAACAATACGGACGCGCCGGACCTGGTATGCGAAGTTGCCCAGCACTTGGGTAACAACGTGGTCCGCACCATCGCCATGGACGCCACCGAAGGTCTCGTCCGCGGCATGGTTGCGACGGATACCGAGTCTCCCATCACCGTGCCCGTCGGTTCCGGTTCTCTGGGTCGCATCATGAACGTCGTCGGCAAGCCCGTCGATGAAATGGGTGAGGTGCCCTGCGAAAAGCGGCTCCCCATCCACCGTGAAGCCCCTGCCTTCACCGAGCAGTCCACCAAGGTTGAGCTGCTCGAAACCGGCATCAAGGTCGTTGACCTGCTCATCCCGTTCCCCAAGGGCGGCAAGATGGGCCTGTTCGGCGGCGCCGGTGTCGGCAAGACCGTTATTCTCATGGAGATGATCAACAACATCGCCAAGCAGCACGGTGGTATTTCCGTGTTCGCCGGTGTTGGAGAGCGTACCCGTGAGGGCAACGACCTCTACCACGAAATGAAAGAAGCCGGCGTTCTGGAGAAAGCCGCCCTGGTCTACGGCCAGATGAACGAGCCTCCGGGAGCCCGTGCTCGTGTTGCTCTGACCGCTCTGACCTGTGCGGAATACTTCCGTGATGAGGAAGGCCAGGACGTGCTGCTCTTCGTTGATAACATCTTCCGGTTCACCCAGGCGGGTTCCGAGGTTTCCGCACTGCTGGGCCGCATGCCTTCCGCAGTTGGTTACCAGCCCACCCTGGGCACCGACCTTGGTGGCCTGCAGGAGCGCATCACCTCCACCAACAAGGGTTCGATCACCTCGGTTCAGGCCGTTTACGTCCCCGCCGATGACTTGACCGACCCCGCGCCGGCCACCACCTTCGCGCACCTTGACGGTACCCTGGTTCTGTCCCGTCAGATCGCCGAGCTGGGCATCTACCCCGCAGTTGACCCGCTGGACTCCACCTCGCGTATCCTCTCCCCGGACGTTCTGGGTGCCGAGCACTACGCTACCGCTCGTGAAGTCCAGTCCGTGCTCCAGAAGTACAAGGACCTGCAGGACATCATCGCCATTCTCGGTATGGACGAACTGTCCGACGAGGACAAGCTGACCGTCGCCCGCGCCCGTCGCGTGCAGCGCTTCCTGTCCCAGCCGTTCCACGTTGCCGAAGTCTTCACCGGCGTCGCTGGCGTGTACGTCAAGACCGAGGACACCGTTAAGGCGTTCCGCGACATCCTGGACGGCAAGTACGACGACCTGCCGGAACAGGCCTTCTACATGTGCGGCCCGATTGAGGAAGCCATCGAAAAAGCCAAGCAGTAA
- a CDS encoding F0F1 ATP synthase subunit epsilon translates to MATMKLEIVTPDRKVLSEDVDYVGAPGIMGEFGVLPNHVPFLSALGIGNLHYKQDGKAYYVFVSGGFAEVSNNQVTILAEVAEKATEIDVERATKAKERAEQRAQAAKEKIEAARNQAALKRAITRINCKSNGQGAGTC, encoded by the coding sequence ATGGCCACTATGAAGCTTGAAATTGTCACTCCCGACCGGAAGGTTCTTTCCGAGGACGTGGATTACGTGGGCGCGCCCGGCATCATGGGCGAATTCGGTGTACTGCCGAACCACGTTCCTTTCCTGTCCGCACTCGGGATCGGCAATCTTCACTACAAACAAGACGGCAAGGCGTACTACGTCTTCGTCTCCGGTGGCTTCGCCGAAGTCAGCAACAACCAGGTCACCATCCTGGCCGAGGTTGCCGAAAAGGCTACGGAGATCGATGTTGAACGCGCCACGAAGGCCAAGGAACGCGCCGAACAGCGCGCCCAAGCCGCCAAGGAAAAGATCGAGGCAGCCCGCAACCAGGCAGCTCTGAAACGCGCCATCACGCGTATCAACTGCAAGTCCAACGGACAGGGTGCAGGCACCTGCTAA
- the waaF gene encoding lipopolysaccharide heptosyltransferase II: MREYKKIGVWQTAFLGDAVLTLPLLKALKDRYSDAEIHFFVRAGVQSVFEGQPEITQVRPFAKRGKQKSLNAAVRLGWEIGREGFDLWISTHTSLRSALVAGATGIKRRIGYSHPWYNRLAYTETVDRRFNELAEIERLMELARPLGITGPAPKARLILPEESVLAAARFWETSAFDRPVLGLHPGSTWPTKCWPVQYFSDIVTKATAEGAHVLVFAGPGEEQVAAQVIDGAKADPLRVTNLAGQLSLPDLAAYLGRLDAYLTNDSGPMHLAWTQDVPLVALFGPTVEQLGFFPRGANSTVLQNDGLECRPCGLHGPKKCPKGHFKCMQELTTDRVWDALKVKLGLS; encoded by the coding sequence ATGCGGGAATACAAAAAAATCGGTGTCTGGCAAACCGCCTTCTTGGGCGACGCTGTCCTGACCCTGCCGTTGCTCAAGGCGCTGAAGGACCGGTATTCGGACGCGGAAATACATTTTTTCGTGCGCGCCGGTGTTCAATCCGTGTTCGAGGGGCAACCCGAAATCACGCAGGTGCGGCCCTTTGCCAAGCGCGGCAAGCAGAAATCGTTGAATGCGGCAGTGCGCCTGGGCTGGGAAATCGGGCGTGAAGGTTTCGATCTGTGGATATCCACCCATACCAGCCTGCGATCGGCGCTCGTGGCCGGTGCCACAGGCATCAAGCGGCGTATCGGGTATTCCCATCCGTGGTACAACCGGTTGGCCTACACCGAGACCGTGGATCGCCGTTTCAACGAACTGGCCGAGATCGAACGGCTCATGGAGTTGGCCAGACCGCTGGGCATCACAGGCCCTGCGCCCAAGGCACGGCTGATCCTGCCGGAGGAGTCGGTTCTAGCGGCTGCACGCTTTTGGGAGACCTCCGCATTCGACCGGCCCGTGTTGGGCCTTCATCCCGGCTCCACCTGGCCGACCAAGTGCTGGCCCGTACAATATTTCAGCGACATCGTAACCAAGGCCACAGCCGAGGGCGCACACGTGCTCGTGTTTGCCGGACCTGGCGAGGAGCAGGTGGCCGCGCAGGTCATTGACGGGGCCAAGGCGGACCCGCTGCGGGTGACCAATCTGGCCGGACAGCTTTCACTTCCTGATCTCGCCGCTTATCTCGGGCGGCTAGATGCGTACCTGACCAATGATTCCGGTCCCATGCATCTGGCCTGGACCCAGGACGTTCCGCTGGTCGCGCTGTTCGGCCCCACCGTGGAACAACTCGGCTTCTTCCCGCGTGGGGCAAACTCCACGGTTCTGCAGAACGACGGCCTTGAATGCCGTCCATGCGGCCTGCATGGCCCGAAAAAGTGCCCCAAGGGACACTTCAAATGTATGCAGGAACTAACTACGGACAGAGTATGGGACGCGCTCAAGGTTAAACTCGGGTTGTCTTAA
- a CDS encoding flavodoxin family protein, which translates to MKLMAFNGSPRKKWNTATMVEHALEGAREAGAEVELVNLYDLDFKGCSSCFACKRLNRKEIGVCAVKDELKPVLERVREADALLVGSPVYYGTESACTRAFLERVQFPYLNYADYDNSHFPRKIPTGLIYTMNVPESLLEPLGYPVTFERTRAFLARHFGSCELLLSMNTSQYSDYDKYETGFDKEAKARQHEEQFPKDCQAARELGARLAKGYQG; encoded by the coding sequence ATGAAACTGATGGCCTTCAACGGCAGTCCGAGAAAGAAATGGAACACCGCGACCATGGTCGAGCATGCCCTGGAGGGCGCCCGCGAAGCCGGGGCCGAGGTGGAGCTGGTAAACCTGTATGATCTCGATTTCAAGGGATGTTCGAGCTGCTTCGCCTGCAAGAGGCTGAACCGCAAGGAAATCGGTGTGTGCGCGGTCAAGGACGAACTCAAGCCGGTGCTGGAACGTGTCCGCGAGGCAGATGCGTTGCTGGTCGGCTCCCCGGTGTATTACGGAACGGAGTCGGCCTGCACTCGGGCGTTTCTGGAGCGGGTTCAGTTCCCGTACCTCAACTACGCGGACTACGACAATTCGCATTTCCCGAGGAAGATCCCGACCGGACTGATCTACACCATGAACGTTCCGGAAAGCTTGCTCGAGCCCCTGGGATACCCTGTCACCTTTGAGCGGACCCGGGCTTTTCTGGCCCGCCATTTCGGGAGCTGTGAGTTGCTGCTGTCCATGAACACGAGCCAGTACAGCGACTACGACAAGTACGAAACCGGCTTCGACAAGGAAGCCAAGGCCCGCCAGCATGAGGAGCAGTTCCCCAAGGACTGTCAGGCGGCCAGGGAACTCGGCGCGCGGTTGGCCAAGGGCTACCAGGGCTGA
- a CDS encoding metalloregulator ArsR/SmtB family transcription factor yields the protein MSKSKPENATVVTTEDELEQMARMFKALSNPHRLRIYRELASCVCKSVAKSPEEFRNCQCGFAERFGLAPSTVSHHFKELREAGLIHMKREAKTVLFWVDQEAADKLRHVLNG from the coding sequence ATGTCGAAGTCAAAGCCCGAAAACGCGACCGTCGTAACCACGGAAGACGAGCTTGAACAGATGGCGCGCATGTTCAAGGCGCTGTCGAATCCCCATCGTTTGCGTATCTACCGCGAGCTTGCCTCCTGCGTTTGCAAGTCGGTGGCCAAGTCGCCCGAAGAGTTCCGCAACTGCCAGTGCGGGTTTGCCGAACGGTTCGGTCTGGCTCCGTCCACGGTGTCGCATCACTTCAAGGAGTTGCGCGAGGCCGGGCTCATACACATGAAACGCGAGGCCAAGACCGTGCTCTTCTGGGTGGACCAGGAAGCCGCGGACAAGCTGCGCCATGTACTGAACGGGTAG
- a CDS encoding SprT family zinc-dependent metalloprotease, producing MSEPLQFAGLPLAIKANPRAKRVLVKLVPGRGLEVVTPRRFDPSLVRPILEEKRAWIERTRDRMVAAGTDLFGAAPELPDVIEYLAWERTVRVDYLDRPGAIRLVENAARWQVAGPLADREPILEKLRAHTVKKAREVLLPWLDRASQQTGMKYSALRVRRQKTRWGSCSSRGTISLNAKLLFLPPRLVDHLLLHELCHTRHMNHSPAYWACVAGFEPDYQRLENEVSRGNRYVPAWFR from the coding sequence GTGAGCGAACCGCTTCAGTTCGCCGGGCTTCCCCTGGCCATAAAGGCCAACCCGCGTGCCAAGCGGGTGCTCGTGAAGCTGGTGCCTGGGCGTGGGCTCGAAGTGGTCACGCCCCGACGATTCGACCCTTCCCTTGTGCGGCCCATTCTCGAGGAGAAGCGGGCCTGGATCGAACGCACGAGGGACCGCATGGTTGCCGCCGGGACTGATCTCTTCGGCGCAGCGCCCGAACTGCCCGATGTTATCGAATACTTGGCCTGGGAACGCACCGTGAGGGTGGATTATCTCGATCGGCCGGGCGCGATTCGGCTGGTGGAGAACGCGGCGCGATGGCAGGTGGCCGGACCACTGGCCGACCGGGAACCGATCCTGGAGAAGCTGCGCGCTCACACCGTGAAGAAGGCGCGCGAGGTGCTCCTGCCGTGGCTCGACCGGGCCAGCCAACAGACAGGAATGAAGTATTCGGCCCTGCGCGTGCGGCGGCAGAAGACCCGCTGGGGCAGTTGCTCGTCGCGCGGAACCATCTCGCTGAACGCCAAGCTCCTGTTCCTGCCGCCTCGGCTGGTGGACCACCTGCTCCTGCATGAGCTTTGCCATACCCGCCACATGAACCACTCCCCGGCGTACTGGGCCTGCGTGGCCGGTTTCGAGCCTGATTACCAACGGCTTGAGAACGAAGTCAGCCGTGGCAACCGTTACGTTCCTGCCTGGTTCCGCTAA
- a CDS encoding DUF523 domain-containing protein gives MPDTPILVSACLAGIHCRYNGQVESFEPVVDLVRRGLAVPFCPEVHGGLPTPRRACEILGDKVVDADGVDRTAEFERGAEEGLRLALLMGCREAVLKARSPSCGSGVIYDGTFTSTRVEGDGFFARILKEHGIVVRSEEDLAE, from the coding sequence ATGCCCGATACCCCCATTCTCGTGTCCGCCTGTCTGGCGGGCATCCATTGCCGCTACAACGGCCAGGTAGAGTCCTTCGAGCCCGTGGTGGATCTGGTCCGCCGGGGGCTTGCCGTTCCCTTCTGCCCGGAGGTCCATGGCGGCCTCCCCACCCCGCGCAGAGCGTGCGAAATCCTCGGCGACAAGGTGGTGGACGCCGACGGCGTGGACCGTACCGCCGAGTTCGAGCGCGGCGCCGAGGAGGGGCTGCGCCTGGCTCTTCTCATGGGTTGCCGCGAAGCGGTGCTCAAGGCGCGCTCCCCGTCCTGCGGGTCAGGGGTGATCTACGACGGGACCTTCACCTCCACGCGTGTGGAGGGCGACGGCTTCTTCGCACGTATCCTCAAGGAGCACGGCATTGTCGTGCGTTCCGAGGAGGATTTGGCCGAGTGA